The Streptomyces luteogriseus genome includes a window with the following:
- a CDS encoding RNA polymerase sigma factor: MDRTDAGALVQAAADGDAAAWKALVEGLSPLVWSVVRAHRLSDADAHEVYQTAWFRFAQHLGRIREPGKAGAWLASTARHECLKVIRNSQRLTLTDDPRLLDRVSEDGTPEQSLLDSEEAAAQSERVRRLWQEFEELGERCRQLLRVLMATPPPSYQDVSAALGIAVGSIGPLRQRCLRRLRARLEARGAM, translated from the coding sequence GTGGACCGTACTGATGCCGGCGCGCTAGTCCAGGCGGCCGCCGACGGCGACGCGGCGGCCTGGAAGGCGCTCGTGGAGGGGCTGAGCCCCCTGGTGTGGTCCGTCGTCCGGGCCCACCGGCTCTCCGACGCCGACGCCCACGAGGTGTACCAGACGGCCTGGTTCCGCTTCGCCCAGCATCTCGGGCGGATCCGTGAACCCGGCAAGGCGGGCGCGTGGCTGGCGAGCACCGCACGTCACGAGTGTCTCAAGGTGATCAGGAACTCCCAGCGGCTGACCCTGACGGACGATCCACGGCTGCTGGACCGGGTCAGCGAGGACGGCACCCCGGAGCAGTCGCTGCTCGACTCCGAGGAGGCCGCCGCGCAGAGCGAACGCGTACGGCGGCTGTGGCAGGAGTTCGAGGAACTGGGCGAGCGGTGCAGGCAGTTGCTGCGCGTACTGATGGCCACGCCGCCGCCCAGCTACCAGGACGTGTCCGCCGCGCTGGGGATCGCGGTGGGCAGCATCGGGCCGCTGCGCCAGCGCTGTCTGCGCCGCCTGCGGGCCCGGCTCGAGGCGCGGGGGGCGATGTGA
- a CDS encoding S8/S53 family peptidase, translating into MAPQRFHEQFDQIQRSMPDVPLAMGPDDSAEFMYEKGVVLVRDGEEARIVEDTVRAHFTAAPDLDQEQIRRSGPQANRSGITRIRVGDPGEGARGADRAVAHALRSVREQESRAGRRMVARNHVVHIAVNACPGDEPVPAPLSEPPNPAAAGTPHDPDTAVGVLVVDTGLMHDYRSCGLLAHAGGDAQLKECDDQGVLRQYVGHGTFIAGLVAAVAPNTDITVRGTLNDAGAILESEFGDKLFEAVDAGGWPDVLSLSAGTSNGRTDGLLGVENFMRELREQRTLLVAAAGNNASAAPFWPAAYADLPGWEDSVLSVGALRSDGEFGACFTNHGPWVKVYAPGERLTSALTGFDSPVPYVYQHSTYDACRYGFSYGCTCQHPRHSGVLSDEGDAAKPDQVMFEGYAQWSGTSFATPVTAGLVAAHMTAHKETDPRTARQQLLDGNAEFAEVRGAHVPALRPPTWRPVPVVRLGPGL; encoded by the coding sequence ATGGCACCTCAGCGATTCCACGAGCAGTTCGACCAGATCCAGCGCTCGATGCCGGACGTCCCCCTGGCGATGGGCCCGGACGACTCGGCGGAGTTCATGTACGAGAAGGGCGTGGTCCTCGTCCGCGACGGCGAGGAGGCCCGGATCGTCGAGGACACGGTACGGGCGCACTTCACGGCCGCACCCGACCTCGACCAGGAGCAGATCCGCCGGTCGGGCCCGCAGGCCAACCGCAGCGGCATCACCCGCATCCGTGTCGGCGACCCCGGTGAGGGCGCCCGGGGCGCCGACCGGGCCGTCGCCCACGCCCTGCGCTCCGTACGGGAACAGGAGTCCCGGGCCGGGCGCCGGATGGTCGCCCGCAACCACGTGGTGCACATCGCGGTCAACGCCTGCCCCGGCGACGAACCCGTCCCCGCCCCGCTCAGCGAACCCCCCAACCCGGCCGCCGCCGGCACGCCCCACGATCCGGACACCGCCGTCGGCGTGCTCGTCGTCGACACCGGCCTCATGCACGACTACCGCTCCTGCGGCCTGCTGGCCCACGCCGGCGGCGACGCCCAGCTGAAGGAGTGCGACGACCAGGGCGTCCTCCGGCAGTACGTCGGCCACGGCACGTTCATCGCCGGGCTCGTCGCCGCCGTCGCACCCAACACCGACATCACCGTGCGCGGCACCCTCAACGACGCCGGCGCCATCCTGGAGTCCGAGTTCGGCGACAAGCTCTTCGAGGCCGTCGACGCCGGCGGCTGGCCCGACGTCCTCAGCCTCTCCGCCGGCACCTCCAACGGCCGTACCGACGGTCTGCTCGGCGTCGAGAACTTCATGCGGGAACTGCGCGAGCAGCGCACCCTGCTGGTCGCCGCCGCCGGCAACAACGCCAGCGCCGCGCCCTTCTGGCCCGCCGCCTACGCCGATCTGCCCGGCTGGGAGGATTCGGTGCTGTCGGTCGGCGCCCTGCGCAGCGACGGCGAGTTCGGCGCCTGCTTCACCAACCACGGCCCGTGGGTGAAGGTCTACGCCCCCGGAGAGCGCCTCACCAGCGCCCTCACCGGCTTCGACTCGCCCGTCCCGTACGTGTACCAGCACTCCACCTACGATGCCTGCCGCTACGGCTTCTCCTACGGCTGCACCTGCCAGCACCCCCGCCACAGTGGTGTGTTGAGCGACGAGGGCGACGCCGCCAAGCCGGACCAGGTGATGTTCGAGGGGTACGCGCAGTGGAGCGGCACCTCTTTCGCCACTCCCGTCACCGCCGGCCTGGTCGCCGCCCACATGACGGCGCACAAGGAGACCGACCCGCGCACGGCCCGGCAGCAACTCCTGGACGGCAACGCGGAGTTCGCGGAGGTGCGCGGCGCGCACGTCCCGGCACTGCGTCCGCCCACCTGGCGCCCGGTCCCGGTCGTGCGCCTCGGCCCCGGGCTGTGA
- a CDS encoding CHAT domain-containing protein, which translates to MVFADPGEALARARALLDAVPSPLDASVAHQVIGIWQRDFGDLRLALHHLRRARECAARADSADREADVLATLGVALVHAGRTREGLAAFERGVARGAGHTRARVLYRRAYVWWVLGHHREALEDVRRAVPVLRQADDVIWMARALTLRATVHLALGSVERAEADFTAAEALWDTTGQEHDKADAVESRGLAAFRSGDVPAALRLLDEAEERYARLGTPTFMLNIRRCEVLMAAGLAPEALAEADAAIGKLDGLGGQSTRKAELLLAAARAARPAGDPHTAIARAALAVRLFAGQRRTWWETHARLVLIEARHAAGRGSGRLVADAAAVAAKLASFGSPAAPEASLLAGRIALDLGWTADAERHLAVAARSRRSGPPLARMTGWAAQALRAQAAGSARGVLEACRRGLDVLDDHRMTLGASELRARATEQGAELAALAQRASLVSGGPRRLLVWSERWRATVLSTPPTRPPADPELLSGMTAFREIASRAEAARMEGRPVPALEREQRRLEREIRSRTLHMRGEAPGSGDRFDVGRLLERLGDEVLLVELAVLDGRVQVLLCGRGRVRRFEAGLLAEAETEAEHVQAGLRRLAHPGAEARLPVVEAAGRRLEELLLGPAAAQLGGGPVVIVPPGRLHRVPWALLPSLRERVLSVSPSAGSWLRARETAPPPEGRPVLVRGPGLATGGAEVPELAARYGCATVLEEDGARVPRVLEELDGAALAHIAAHGTFRADSPLFSSLRMADGPIVVHDFERLARSPYRIILSCCDTARLASVGADELLGLVTALLPLGTAGVVACSAPVNDAAVVPLMLALHKGLDAGLSLAEALRDARAALPGDALHQATGWAFSAFGAA; encoded by the coding sequence ATGGTGTTCGCCGACCCGGGTGAGGCTCTCGCGAGGGCCCGGGCGCTGCTCGACGCCGTCCCCTCCCCGCTGGACGCCTCGGTCGCCCACCAGGTGATCGGTATCTGGCAGCGGGACTTCGGCGATCTGCGGCTCGCGCTGCACCACCTGCGGCGGGCTCGGGAGTGCGCGGCGCGCGCCGACTCGGCCGACCGGGAGGCGGACGTACTGGCCACGCTGGGCGTGGCGCTGGTGCACGCCGGCCGCACCCGGGAGGGCCTTGCGGCCTTCGAGCGGGGTGTCGCGCGGGGCGCGGGGCACACCAGGGCGCGGGTGCTGTACCGGCGGGCGTACGTGTGGTGGGTGCTCGGTCACCATCGCGAGGCGCTGGAGGACGTGCGCCGGGCGGTGCCCGTGCTGCGGCAGGCGGACGACGTGATCTGGATGGCGCGGGCGCTGACCCTGCGGGCCACGGTGCATCTGGCGCTGGGATCGGTGGAGCGGGCGGAGGCGGACTTCACCGCGGCCGAGGCGCTGTGGGACACCACCGGCCAGGAGCACGACAAGGCCGACGCGGTGGAGAGCCGGGGCCTGGCCGCGTTCCGGTCGGGGGACGTACCGGCGGCGCTGCGGCTGCTGGACGAGGCGGAGGAGCGGTACGCCCGGCTCGGCACGCCGACGTTCATGCTGAACATCCGGCGCTGCGAGGTGCTGATGGCGGCCGGTCTCGCGCCGGAGGCGCTGGCCGAGGCGGACGCGGCGATCGGGAAGCTGGACGGGCTCGGCGGGCAGTCCACCCGCAAGGCGGAGCTGCTGCTGGCGGCCGCGCGGGCCGCCCGGCCGGCGGGCGATCCGCACACGGCGATCGCCCGTGCGGCCCTCGCGGTACGGCTGTTCGCCGGGCAGCGGCGCACCTGGTGGGAGACGCACGCCCGGCTGGTACTGATCGAGGCCCGGCACGCGGCCGGACGCGGCTCGGGGCGGCTGGTCGCCGACGCCGCCGCGGTGGCCGCGAAGCTGGCGTCCTTCGGCTCCCCGGCCGCGCCGGAGGCGTCGCTGCTCGCGGGCCGGATCGCGCTGGACCTGGGCTGGACGGCGGACGCGGAGCGGCACTTGGCCGTGGCCGCGCGCAGTCGGCGCAGTGGTCCGCCCCTGGCCCGGATGACGGGCTGGGCGGCGCAGGCGCTGCGGGCGCAGGCCGCCGGGTCGGCCCGGGGCGTGCTGGAGGCCTGCCGACGGGGCCTGGACGTCCTGGACGACCACCGCATGACGCTGGGCGCCTCGGAGCTCCGGGCCCGCGCCACCGAACAGGGCGCGGAGCTCGCGGCCTTGGCCCAGCGGGCCAGTCTGGTCTCCGGCGGGCCGCGGCGGCTGCTGGTGTGGAGCGAGCGCTGGCGTGCGACGGTGCTGTCCACGCCGCCGACCCGGCCGCCCGCCGACCCGGAGCTGCTGAGCGGTATGACGGCCTTCCGTGAGATCGCCTCGCGTGCGGAGGCCGCCCGGATGGAGGGGCGGCCGGTCCCGGCGCTGGAGCGCGAACAGCGGCGCCTTGAGCGGGAGATCCGTTCCCGCACGCTGCACATGAGGGGCGAGGCGCCCGGGAGCGGGGACCGGTTCGACGTGGGCAGGCTGCTGGAGCGGCTGGGCGACGAGGTCCTGTTGGTGGAGCTGGCCGTCCTCGACGGGCGGGTGCAGGTCCTGCTGTGCGGGCGGGGGCGGGTGCGCCGGTTCGAGGCCGGGCTGCTCGCCGAGGCCGAGACCGAGGCCGAGCATGTGCAGGCGGGGCTGCGGCGGCTGGCCCACCCCGGGGCGGAGGCCCGGCTTCCGGTGGTGGAGGCGGCGGGGCGGCGGCTGGAGGAACTGCTCCTCGGACCGGCGGCGGCGCAGCTGGGCGGGGGGCCGGTGGTGATCGTGCCGCCGGGGCGGCTGCACCGGGTGCCGTGGGCGCTGCTGCCGTCGCTGCGGGAACGGGTGCTCAGCGTGTCGCCGTCGGCGGGCAGCTGGCTGCGGGCCCGGGAGACCGCGCCGCCGCCGGAGGGCCGCCCTGTCCTGGTGCGCGGCCCGGGCCTGGCGACCGGCGGTGCCGAGGTACCCGAGCTGGCCGCCCGGTACGGCTGTGCGACGGTCCTGGAGGAGGACGGGGCGCGGGTGCCGCGGGTGCTGGAGGAGCTGGACGGGGCTGCGCTGGCGCACATCGCCGCGCACGGCACGTTCCGCGCGGACAGCCCGCTGTTCTCGTCGCTGCGGATGGCCGACGGGCCGATCGTCGTGCACGACTTCGAGCGGCTGGCCCGCAGCCCGTACCGGATCATCCTGTCCTGCTGCGACACCGCCCGGCTCGCCTCCGTCGGCGCCGACGAACTGCTCGGCCTGGTCACGGCGTTGCTGCCGCTCGGCACGGCCGGGGTGGTGGCGTGCAGCGCACCCGTCAACGACGCCGCGGTGGTACCGCTGATGCTCGCGTTGCACAAAGGCCTCGACGCCGGCCTGTCCCTGGCGGAGGCGCTACGTGACGCCCGGGCCGCCCTGCCGGGCGACGCGCTGCACCAGGCGACGGGGTGGGCGTTCTCGGCGTTCGGGGCGGCCTGA
- a CDS encoding LuxR family transcriptional regulator AbsR2, with protein MTYERDATTLEPRWPFAGREDELELVRRSLTGARRGIVVTGPAGCGKTRLVSEAIRGTDCARAAGTPGSRTIPFAAFAHLLPESVTLPGAVRSLSGVRTLLVDDAHLLDDASAALVHQLAVHGRTRLLVVATDGAPVPGAVSRLWTGELLPRLALEPLPEEETGRLLTAGAGPLDALTANRLRRLSRGDLRLLRDLLGAVRGLLTPVPGTDERAWRGPVPLTTAVRERTAPVLGRTCPLERATLDRLAFAEPLSPDLDGLDLGALEALESDGLIEVDDHGAVRLAHPLYGPVLRAAAGRLRARRLAPTADVYATALDAESAALAGRIDRADVRAAATPLGEWLVAEGGVLPCGYAAVRARFARLRGEVREAAAWAREGLRGEPGDVSCRVELDRASAALDSRGDLDPDLEALTDPYDAVRLGAPEKVIDRLGGVFARHADALTRADGPDLDEVAGELERRGFLLFAAEAYAQAVGVHRDPRAARHSRTRAVALARRCQGARTPALSGLVLGELTARQRQIVTLAAAGLTNRQIAERLTLSVRTVGNHLYSAYARLGASDRGALPWLDRTPEAQPA; from the coding sequence ATGACTTACGAGAGGGACGCGACGACGCTGGAGCCGCGCTGGCCGTTCGCCGGGCGGGAGGACGAACTGGAGCTGGTGAGGCGGTCGTTGACCGGCGCGCGGCGCGGCATCGTGGTGACGGGTCCGGCGGGCTGCGGCAAGACCCGCCTCGTCTCCGAGGCGATCCGAGGCACCGACTGCGCCCGGGCGGCCGGAACGCCCGGGAGCCGGACCATCCCCTTTGCGGCGTTCGCCCATCTGCTGCCGGAGTCGGTCACGTTGCCCGGCGCGGTCCGGTCGCTGTCCGGTGTCCGCACGCTGCTGGTGGACGACGCACACCTGCTCGACGATGCCTCCGCCGCCCTCGTCCACCAGCTCGCCGTGCACGGGCGCACCCGGCTGCTGGTCGTCGCCACGGACGGCGCCCCGGTGCCCGGCGCGGTCTCCCGGCTGTGGACCGGCGAACTCCTGCCGCGCCTCGCGCTGGAGCCGCTGCCCGAGGAGGAGACCGGCCGGCTGCTCACGGCCGGGGCCGGCCCGCTCGACGCGCTCACCGCGAACCGGCTGCGCCGATTGAGCCGGGGCGACCTGCGGCTGCTGCGGGACCTGCTGGGGGCGGTGCGCGGGCTGCTGACCCCCGTCCCGGGCACCGATGAGCGGGCCTGGCGCGGCCCGGTCCCGCTGACCACGGCCGTCCGTGAACGCACCGCCCCGGTCCTCGGCCGGACCTGCCCGCTCGAACGCGCGACCCTGGACCGCCTCGCCTTCGCCGAGCCCCTGTCCCCGGACCTGGACGGCCTGGACCTCGGCGCCCTCGAAGCGCTGGAGTCCGACGGCCTGATCGAGGTCGACGACCACGGTGCCGTCCGTCTCGCCCACCCCCTGTACGGGCCGGTGCTCCGGGCCGCGGCGGGCCGGCTGCGGGCCCGCCGGCTGGCCCCGACGGCTGACGTGTACGCCACCGCCCTCGACGCCGAGTCGGCCGCCCTGGCCGGCCGGATCGACCGGGCCGACGTACGGGCGGCGGCCACGCCGTTGGGGGAGTGGCTGGTCGCCGAGGGCGGAGTGCTGCCGTGCGGGTACGCGGCGGTGCGCGCCCGGTTCGCGCGGTTGCGCGGGGAGGTGCGGGAGGCGGCCGCCTGGGCGCGGGAAGGCCTGCGGGGCGAGCCCGGGGACGTGTCCTGCCGGGTCGAACTCGACCGTGCCTCGGCGGCGCTGGACAGCCGGGGCGATCTGGATCCGGACCTGGAGGCCCTCACCGACCCCTACGACGCCGTGCGCCTCGGAGCCCCGGAGAAGGTCATCGACCGACTCGGCGGCGTCTTCGCCCGGCACGCCGACGCACTCACCCGTGCCGACGGCCCGGATCTGGACGAGGTGGCCGGGGAACTGGAGCGGCGGGGCTTCCTGCTGTTCGCCGCCGAGGCGTACGCCCAGGCCGTAGGCGTCCACCGGGACCCGCGCGCCGCCCGGCACTCCCGCACCCGGGCCGTCGCCCTGGCCCGGCGCTGCCAGGGCGCCCGCACCCCCGCACTGTCCGGGCTGGTCCTCGGCGAACTCACCGCCCGGCAGCGGCAGATCGTCACCCTGGCGGCGGCAGGCCTCACCAACCGGCAGATCGCCGAGCGCCTCACGCTGTCCGTCCGCACCGTCGGCAACCACCTGTACAGCGCCTACGCCCGGCTCGGCGCGAGCGACCGCGGCGCCCTGCCGTGGCTGGACCGGACACCGGAGGCCCAGCCGGCCTGA
- the absR1 gene encoding beta-glucuronidase AbsR1, which yields MTARYCSLAQTPAPAFAPGLAAERLSALAGGRRRWVNGTVLHYWFFDGDTDASVIPVPGRGMTRRVSWAGAEEQRDVVRSCFREWQDLGIGIAFAEVDDRSEAELRIGFQAGDGSWSTVGRDALLAGRQERTMNFGWDLTAPGERGTALHQIGHALGMLHEHQSPFAGIHWDDEAVHAELAGPPHHWSRERTHYNILRKLGPDETNGSFWDPQSIMEFPFAPGLILEPEQYRGGLNPPGTLSAADKESVLRWYPPAHPQGSPALVPFRSAPLGLGPGEQADFAIDPPETRTYTLGTFGDCDAVVVLFEERDGEPRYLAGRDDGGTEHNATIGARLVKGRRYVVRIRLYSAWGSGEAAVMCW from the coding sequence ATGACCGCACGCTACTGCTCGCTGGCTCAGACGCCGGCGCCCGCCTTCGCACCGGGGCTGGCGGCCGAGCGGCTGAGCGCGCTCGCGGGCGGGCGGCGGAGGTGGGTCAACGGCACCGTCCTGCACTACTGGTTCTTCGACGGTGACACCGACGCGTCCGTCATCCCCGTGCCGGGGAGGGGGATGACGCGACGGGTGTCGTGGGCCGGTGCCGAGGAGCAGCGCGACGTCGTGCGGTCATGCTTCCGGGAGTGGCAGGACCTCGGCATCGGGATCGCCTTCGCCGAGGTCGACGACCGCTCCGAGGCCGAACTGCGCATCGGGTTCCAGGCCGGCGACGGCTCCTGGTCGACGGTGGGCCGGGACGCGCTGCTCGCCGGGCGGCAGGAACGCACCATGAACTTCGGCTGGGACCTGACCGCGCCCGGGGAGCGCGGGACGGCCCTGCACCAGATCGGGCACGCGCTCGGCATGCTGCACGAGCACCAGAGCCCGTTCGCGGGCATCCACTGGGACGACGAGGCCGTCCACGCCGAACTGGCGGGCCCGCCCCACCACTGGAGCCGGGAGCGGACGCATTACAACATCCTGCGCAAGCTGGGCCCGGACGAGACCAACGGTTCCTTCTGGGACCCGCAGTCGATCATGGAGTTCCCGTTCGCGCCGGGGCTGATCCTGGAGCCGGAGCAGTATCGCGGGGGCCTCAACCCGCCCGGCACCCTGTCGGCCGCCGACAAGGAGTCCGTGCTGCGCTGGTATCCGCCGGCGCATCCGCAGGGCTCGCCCGCGCTGGTGCCGTTCCGCTCGGCGCCGCTCGGGCTCGGCCCGGGCGAACAGGCGGACTTCGCGATCGACCCGCCTGAGACCCGCACGTACACGCTGGGGACCTTCGGCGACTGCGACGCCGTCGTGGTGCTCTTCGAGGAGCGGGACGGGGAGCCCCGCTACCTCGCCGGCCGGGACGACGGGGGAACCGAGCACAACGCCACGATCGGCGCCCGGCTCGTCAAGGGCCGCCGCTATGTCGTCCGCATACGTCTGTACTCCGCCTGGGGGAGCGGGGAGGCGGCGGTGATGTGCTGGTGA
- a CDS encoding cation:proton antiporter: METSRRDRGRRRLAAVPAVLLGALGALALGTLIGLAADPSPLVGTTGYVVATGLLLAVGLYGSTYGIDLADLRHDLRGVVAAVTLGVVLKAGMISGVMVLAFDRPEYLVLGIVVAQIDPLSVAALSEDGHMSQRARSLLTAWASFDDPMTVLLTLYVAGYAYTAAGHTGTPSVMGGGAGGYALDLVLNALLLAVALLAWWAGGRLWPARRAGERPERPPRPATPLAVLLVVAMLLLAAANMLMLAVAVAGLFLRTRAFTRPLARAVTSAFLLATVLLGLFVAQGVSLAPGLLLGASAFAAQAVVAVLLMPLFVRGLSRRDRILLGIGQQNGLTAVLLALTLERDFPKTVGIVAPAVVTVNLLHYGAQIAFGCWSRHRAGKKPDPAVVPKPLPRHPAPGDGTPGVAPASTDGLRSSAYPHGCGGP; this comes from the coding sequence GTGGAGACGTCCCGACGCGACCGCGGCCGGCGGAGGCTGGCGGCGGTTCCGGCCGTTCTGCTCGGCGCGCTGGGTGCGCTGGCTCTGGGCACTCTGATCGGCCTGGCGGCGGACCCGTCGCCCCTGGTCGGCACCACCGGATACGTCGTCGCCACGGGGCTGCTGCTCGCCGTGGGGCTGTACGGCAGCACGTACGGCATCGATCTCGCGGACCTGCGCCATGACCTGCGGGGTGTGGTGGCCGCGGTCACGCTGGGGGTCGTCCTCAAGGCGGGGATGATCTCGGGCGTCATGGTCCTGGCCTTCGACCGCCCGGAGTACCTGGTCCTCGGCATCGTCGTCGCGCAGATCGACCCGCTGTCGGTGGCCGCCCTCAGCGAGGACGGGCACATGTCGCAGCGCGCCCGCTCCCTGCTCACGGCGTGGGCCTCCTTCGACGATCCGATGACGGTCCTGCTGACGCTGTACGTCGCCGGTTACGCCTACACGGCCGCCGGGCACACCGGCACGCCCTCGGTGATGGGCGGCGGCGCCGGGGGTTACGCCCTCGACCTGGTCCTCAACGCGCTGCTGCTGGCCGTCGCCCTGCTGGCGTGGTGGGCGGGCGGCAGGCTGTGGCCGGCGCGGCGGGCCGGGGAGCGGCCCGAGCGCCCCCCGCGCCCGGCGACACCGCTCGCCGTCCTCCTGGTCGTGGCCATGCTGCTGCTCGCCGCGGCGAACATGCTCATGCTGGCCGTGGCGGTGGCCGGACTGTTCCTGCGCACGCGGGCGTTCACCCGGCCTCTCGCGCGGGCGGTCACCAGTGCCTTCCTGCTCGCCACGGTGCTGCTGGGCCTGTTCGTCGCCCAGGGGGTCTCGCTCGCGCCGGGGCTGCTGCTCGGCGCCTCGGCGTTCGCGGCGCAGGCGGTGGTGGCCGTGTTGCTGATGCCGCTCTTCGTCCGCGGTCTGTCCCGAAGGGACCGGATCCTGCTGGGAATCGGCCAGCAGAACGGGCTCACGGCCGTGCTGCTCGCCCTCACTCTCGAACGCGACTTCCCGAAGACGGTCGGCATCGTCGCCCCGGCGGTGGTGACGGTCAATCTGCTGCACTACGGGGCGCAGATCGCGTTCGGCTGCTGGTCGCGCCACCGAGCCGGGAAGAAGCCGGACCCCGCGGTGGTGCCGAAGCCTCTCCCCCGGCATCCGGCGCCCGGCGACGGCACGCCGGGCGTGGCGCCGGCCTCGACCGACGGACTGCGGTCCTCCGCGTACCCGCACGGATGCGGTGGTCCCTGA
- a CDS encoding FAD-dependent monooxygenase, with product MEAERKGGSRQETPVVDTDVLIVGAGPVGLTAAAELRRQGVTCRIIDRLPARLPYAKAVGVQPRTLEVWDRMGMVRAALEAAVPLRGQLTYADGVEQARFEMRLPPEVPYGFAALPQYDTERIIEEHLARFGTGIERGTELLGFTQDEDGVVSRIVTASGAREEVRSRFLVGCDGAHSSVRKGLGLTFEGGAFPEEYMLADVEVDWNLPEGYGVRSMHHGADGRIDDALVCVPLPGERRYRMSMLVPPELSTKAENAAPGETAHGLEGGRAPRLEHIQAVVDRLSPEPANASAMRWSSVFRISHRLVDRYSVGRVFVAGDAAHIHPPTGAQGMNTGIQDACNLAWKLAIVLDGGAHPRLLDSYDAERRPVGEEVVGRTVRHATAGGVQTATDDRTTVMLREAQLLVAYPDGPLTATNGAGPTDADCPGPGDRAPDCRGLTTSLAMTPLRLYDLLRDRGHVLVLHADSADALTACRDTAATADRLTGGTLPAFLVAAGDSDAAQAVHVPVGANGRHLPVFRDEAGEFARLYGVKGAMAFLIRPDGYLAARLTGLAAAETEPALTDALGRVFRL from the coding sequence ATGGAGGCGGAGCGGAAGGGGGGCTCTCGGCAGGAGACGCCGGTGGTGGACACAGACGTACTGATCGTGGGCGCGGGACCGGTCGGGCTCACCGCGGCGGCCGAGCTGCGGCGGCAAGGGGTCACCTGCCGGATCATCGACAGACTGCCGGCCCGGCTGCCCTACGCCAAGGCCGTGGGCGTGCAGCCGCGCACGCTGGAGGTCTGGGACCGGATGGGCATGGTGCGCGCCGCCCTGGAGGCCGCCGTGCCGCTGCGCGGGCAGCTGACGTACGCCGACGGCGTCGAGCAGGCGCGCTTCGAGATGCGGCTGCCGCCGGAGGTCCCCTACGGCTTCGCGGCCCTCCCGCAGTACGACACGGAGCGGATCATCGAGGAGCACCTCGCCCGCTTCGGCACCGGGATCGAGCGGGGCACGGAACTGCTGGGGTTCACACAGGACGAGGACGGGGTCGTGAGCCGGATCGTCACGGCGTCCGGCGCACGGGAGGAGGTGCGGTCACGCTTCCTGGTCGGCTGCGACGGGGCGCACAGCAGCGTCCGCAAAGGGCTCGGGCTCACCTTCGAGGGGGGCGCTTTCCCGGAGGAGTACATGCTCGCCGACGTGGAGGTGGACTGGAACCTTCCGGAGGGCTACGGGGTGCGGTCCATGCACCACGGCGCCGACGGCCGCATCGACGACGCCCTGGTCTGCGTCCCGCTGCCCGGAGAGCGCCGGTACCGCATGTCGATGCTGGTGCCGCCCGAGCTCTCGACGAAGGCCGAGAACGCCGCGCCGGGAGAGACGGCCCACGGCCTGGAGGGCGGACGGGCGCCCCGCCTCGAGCACATCCAGGCGGTCGTCGACCGGCTGTCACCGGAGCCCGCCAACGCGTCCGCCATGCGCTGGTCGTCGGTGTTCCGCATCAGTCACCGCCTCGTCGACCGGTACTCCGTGGGCCGGGTCTTCGTCGCCGGGGACGCGGCGCACATCCACCCGCCGACCGGCGCGCAGGGCATGAACACCGGTATCCAGGACGCCTGCAACCTGGCCTGGAAGCTGGCCATCGTCCTGGACGGCGGCGCCCACCCCCGGCTCCTCGACAGCTACGACGCCGAACGCCGACCCGTCGGCGAGGAAGTGGTCGGACGCACGGTCCGCCATGCCACGGCGGGCGGCGTCCAGACCGCGACGGACGACAGGACGACGGTGATGCTGCGCGAGGCGCAACTGCTCGTCGCCTACCCGGACGGTCCCCTGACCGCGACGAACGGGGCGGGCCCCACGGACGCGGACTGCCCCGGCCCGGGCGACCGGGCTCCCGACTGCCGCGGCCTCACCACCAGCCTGGCCATGACGCCCCTGCGCCTCTACGACCTGCTGCGCGACCGCGGACACGTCCTGGTCCTCCACGCCGACTCGGCCGACGCGCTCACCGCCTGCCGCGACACCGCCGCCACCGCCGACCGGCTGACGGGCGGCACCCTGCCCGCGTTCCTCGTCGCCGCCGGCGACTCGGACGCGGCGCAGGCCGTGCACGTCCCGGTCGGCGCGAACGGCAGGCACCTGCCCGTGTTCCGGGACGAGGCGGGAGAGTTCGCGCGACTGTACGGCGTGAAGGGTGCGATGGCCTTCCTCATCCGCCCGGACGGCTATCTCGCCGCCCGCCTGACCGGGCTCGCGGCCGCGGAGACGGAGCCCGCGCTGACCGACGCACTCGGACGGGTCTTCCGCCTCTGA
- a CDS encoding 50S ribosomal protein bL37: MSSKRRRKKKARRKNGANHGSRPQS, translated from the coding sequence ATGTCCTCGAAGCGACGTCGCAAGAAGAAGGCCCGCCGCAAGAACGGCGCGAACCACGGCAGCCGTCCGCAGTCCTGA